A genomic region of Arachis stenosperma cultivar V10309 chromosome 9, arast.V10309.gnm1.PFL2, whole genome shotgun sequence contains the following coding sequences:
- the LOC130947449 gene encoding ras-related protein Rab7 — translation MSLRRRTLLKVIVLGDSGVGKTSLMNQYVHKKFSQQYKATIGADFVTKELQIDDRLVTLQIWDTAGQERFQSLGVAFYRGADCCVLVYDVNIMRSFDTLDNWHEEFLKQANPSDPRKFPFILLGNKIDIDGGNSRVVSEKKAKDWCTSKGNIPYFETSAKEDYNVDAAFLCIAKTALANEHEQDIYFQGIPEAVTPENEQRGGCAC, via the exons ATGTCTTTGCGCAGGCGAACCTTGCTCAAGGTCATCGTCCTCGGCGATAGTGG GGTGGGAAAGACCTCATTGATGAATCA ATATGTGCACAAGAAGTTTAGTCAGCAATATAAGGCAACCATTGGAGCTGATTTTGTAACTAAAGAACTCCAGATTGATGACAGACTAGTCACTCTTCAA ATATGGGACACTGCGGGGCAAGAGAGATTCCAAAGTCTTGGCGTTGCATTTTATAGAGGGGCGGATTGCTGTGTTCTAGTTTATGATGTGAATATAATGAGGTCATTCGATACCCTTGATAATTGGCACGAGGAGTTTCTCAAGCAG GCAAATCCTTCTGACCCGAGGAAGTTTCCGTTTATATTGCTTGGAAACAAGATAGATATTGATGGTGGGAATAGTCGAGTG GTATCTGAAAAGAAAGCCAAGGATTGGTGTACTTCAAAAGGAAATATCCCCTACTTTGAGACGTCTGCGAAAGAAGATTACAACGTTGATGCTGCATTCCTCTGTATTGCCAAGACTGCCCTAGCCAATGAACATGAGCAGGACAT ATATTTTCAAGGGATTCCTGAAGCTGTTACACCAGAGAATGAACAGAGGGGTGGATGTGCATGCTGA
- the LOC130947448 gene encoding uncharacterized protein LOC130947448 isoform X4 yields MAENTRSLAVGLRTLFSLLGAFMLATLLYTLFTDGSPFRKELLTPWMAATLIDFYINVVALAVWVAYKESNWISSFLWIIFLICFGSIATCSYIVLQFLKLSPQESSQDPMYYVLLRNPNKTTAAEPKRKNSFVVALRALFGILGVFMLGTIVYTLVTDGSPFRMELLTPWMAATLVDFYINVVAISVWIAYKESSWINAAFWIILLICFGSATTSTYIVWQLFQISCQDPVYLILGRKQI; encoded by the exons ATGGCGGAAAACACTCGTTCACTTGCAGTTGGTCTCAGaactctcttctctctcttggGAGCTTTCATGCTCGCCACACTTCTTTACACTCTCTTCACCGATGGTTCTCCTTTCCGCAAAGAACTTCTCACCCC GTGGATGGCAGCAACTTTAATTGATTTCTATATCAATGTTGTAGCTTTGGCG GTATGGGTTGCATACAAAGAATCAAACTGGATCAGCTCATTTCTGTGGATAATTTTCCTTATCTGCTTTGGAAG CATTGCTACATGTTCCTATATTGTTTTACAATTTCTGAAGCTGTCACCTCAAGAATCTTCACAGGATCCTATGTATTATGTTCTGTTGCGGAATCCAAACAA GACTACTGCTGCAGAACCAAAAAGGAAGAATTCTTTTGTTGTGGCTCTAAGAGCCCTTTTTGGCATCTTGGGTGTTTTCATGCTTGGAACTATAGTGTACACTCTTGTCACTGACGGTTCTCCTTTCCGGATGGAGCTTTTAACTCC GTGGATGGCAGCAACATTAGTTGACTTCTATATCAATGTTGTGGCTATATCA GTTTGGATAGCCTACAAAGAATCTAGTTGGATTAACGCAGCTTTTTGGATAATTCTATTGATATGTTTCGGCAG CGCTACTACAAGCACCTACATTGTGTGGCAGCTGTTCCAGATCTCTTGCCAAGACCCTGTCTACCTTATTTTG GGCAGAAAGCAAATATAA
- the LOC130950361 gene encoding uncharacterized protein LOC130950361 has translation MFFLSNLRQHVTPNPGILIISDRSQAIRTAINASHSGWRPPSAYHVYCIRHMASNFNLRFKSAEGKGYLVNVAYIPSNECCDWYLDALGTLSGEMVDWALCFKKDLWLQHCDEDRRYGHMTTNLSECINVVLKETGNLPVAAIVRATYERLQQLFVCRGRETHAQLQGGQIYSQWLLTSIDKNRESLPMMRVTHCDRRESVFSVEELKPVDACVAASIEWGHFVDPVYTIVSIFNVYEREFLPIPDEKMWSPWYGACLKPNPAMRRKASGRPVSTRIRNEMDAVERVEKRCGLCHGEGHTIRRCPNAPQSDP, from the exons ATGTTTTTTCTCTCAAATTTGAGACAACATGTTACTCCAAATCCAGGAATCCTTATCATATCAGATAGATCACAGGCCATTCGCACCGCTATTAACGCATCTCACAGTGGATGGCGTCCTCCATCGGCATATCATGTTTACTGTATCCGGCACATGGCTTCAAACTTCAATTTACGGTTCAAATCGGCTGAGGGTAAGGGGTACCTTGTAAATGTTGCGTACATTCCAAGCAATGAGTGTTGCGATTGGTACTTGGATGCTTTGGGTACACTATCCGGTGAGATGGTAGATTGGGCTCTTTGTTTCAAGAAGGATTTATGGCTGCAACATTGTGACGAAGATCGACGGTATGGTCACATGACGACAAACCTATCGGAGTGCATAAATGTGGTGCTGAAGGAAACGGGGAATCTTCCAGTAGCTGCGATTGTTCGGGCAACATATGAGCGTTTGCAACAGTTATTTGTGTGTAGGGGTCGCGAAACACATGCTCAATTACAAGGTGGACAGATATACTCACAGTGGCTGTTGACATCTATAGATAAGAACAGAGAGAGCCTGCCGATGATGCGAGTCACCCATTGTGATCGTAGGGAATCCGTGTTCAGTGTGGAGGAGCTGAAGCCGGTGGATG CATGCGTAGCTGCGAGCATTGAGTGGGGTCATTTCGTCGATCCCGTGTACACGATTGTATCTATATTCAACGTATACGAGAGGGAGTTTCTGCCGATACCAGATGAGAAGATGTGGTCTCCATGGTACGGTGCATGCCTGAAGCCCAACCCAGCCATGCGACGGAAGGCATCGGGAAGACCAGTATCCACTCGGATCCGGAATGAGATGGATGCTGTTGAGCGTGTGGAAAAGAGATGTGGGCTCTGCCATGGAGAAGGTCACACCATACGTAGATGTCCCAATGCACCGCAATCGGATCCATGA
- the LOC130947450 gene encoding uncharacterized protein LOC130947450 yields the protein MEEEKAPLIGEIEEVDATATAPTTTTDEVSPKKQVRTKVPEVEIHLYRQGKGPIAVFKSNLGGWEQDQLEVREILEKYGLKSIFVFNPQSGRGVPIRFHRNGRSILTYHDGATVYVDGEPKDSVLKPVTRILIGVLVITFMIALVSRDTPEWIKKYNILGTNFSPWMLGCIVIVFTRMRKRTKDFLKKYGW from the exons AtggaggaagagaaagcacCCTTGATCGGAGAAATCGAGGAGGTAGACGCAACCGCCACAGCCCCCACGACGACGACGGATGAGGTGTCGCCGAAGAAGCAGGTGCGGACGAAGGTGCCGGAGGTGGAGATCCATCTGTACCGGCAAGGGAAGGGACCCATAGCGGTGTTCAAGTCGAACCTTGGTGGTTGGGAACAGGACCAACTGGAAGTGCGTGAAATTCTCGAAAAGTACGGACTCAAATCCATCTTCGTCTTTAACCCTCAGTCCGGTCGCGGCGTCCCTATCCGCTTCCACCGAAATGGGAGGTCCATCCTCACTTACCACGACGGTGCTACTGTTTATGTTGATGGCGAACCTAAG GACTCAGTACTTAAACCAGTGACTAGGATCTTGATCGGGGTGCTAGTAATAACATTTATGATCGCGCTAGTTTCAAGGGACACTCCAGAATGGATCAAGAAATATAACATCTTGGGCACAAACTTCTCTCCATGGATGCTGGGTTGTATAGTGATTGTTTTCACCCGCATGAGGAAGAGAACTAAAGATTTTCTGAAAAAGTATGGCTGGTGA
- the LOC130947489 gene encoding polyadenylate-binding protein 5-like, producing the protein MAAAAAAAISAPVAQSTAAPAAALGVGPFSNASLYVGDLEGNVNEAQLYDLFSQIAPVVSIRVCRDLTKRSSLGYAYVNYSSYEHAANAMELLNFTHLNGKPIRIMFSQRDPSIRKSGFANVFIKNLDTSIDNKALHDTFATFGTVLSCKVAIDSNGNSKGYGFVQFEKEEAAQNAIKQLNGMLINDKQVFVGLFVRRQERAQTNGSPKFTNVYVKNLSETQTDDNLKQLFSPYGTITSATVMKDMNGKSRCFGFVNFQSPDSAAAAVEKLNGTKINDDKVLYVGRAQRKAEREAELKAKFEQERLSRYEKLQGANLYLKNLDDSINDERLKDLFSEFGTITSCKVMLDPHGHSRGSGFVAFSTPEEASKALNEMNGKLVGRKPLYVAVAQRKDERKARLQAQFAQMQSPGGISPLPSGIPGYHPGAPRLAPQQLYFGQGTPGFMPPQPAGFGFQQQILPGMRPGVAPNFVMPYHLQRQGQPGQRMGIRRGGNLQQVQQNQMLHRNSNQGFRYMGNGRNGMDPSVPQGLVGPMMPMSFDGSVSPIDNQRPGTLSTTLASALASATPENQRVMLGEHLYPLVERLTPTQHTAKVTGMLLEMDQSEVIHLIESPEDLKIKVSEAMQVLREAATGSDVGDQLGSLSLN; encoded by the exons ATGGCGGCAGCGGCAGCGGCAGCGATTTCTGCACCGGTGGCTCAGTCTACGGCGGCTCCGGCGGCGGCATTGGGCGTAGGGCCATTCTCCAATGCATCCCTGTACGTAGGGGATCTGGAGGGGAACGTGAACGAGGCGCAGCTTTATGATCTGTTCAGTCAGATTGCTCCGGTTGTCTCGATTAGGGTTTGCAGGGATCTTACGAAGCGATCCTCTCTCGGTTATGCTTATGTCAACTATTCCAGCTATGAACATG CTGCAAATGCCATGGAGCTTCTGAACTTTACTCATTTGAATGGGAAACCCATTCGAATTATGTTTTCCCAACGTGATCCTAGCATTCGGAAAAGTGGATTTGCCAATGTGTTCATCAAGAACCTTGATACGTCAATTGACAACAAGGCATTACATGACACATTTGCTACTTTTGGAACTGTGCTTTCTTGCAAGGTTGCCATTGATAGCAATGGAAATTCAAAAGGCTATGGTTTTGTACAATTTGAAAAGGAAGAAGCCGCTCAAAATGCCATCAAACAGTTGAATGGCATGCTGATAAATGATAAACAGGTTTTTGTGGGACTCTTTGTTCGACGCCAGGAAAGGGCTCAAACAAATGGATCACCAAAGTTCACTAATGTGTATGTGAAAAATTTGTCTGAAACACAAACTGATGACAACTTGAAGCAACTGTTTAGCCCATATGGTACAATAACAAGTGCAACAGTTATGAAAGATATGAATGGGAAGTCTAGATGTTTTGGTTTTGTTAATTTCCAGAGTCCGGATTCAGCGGCTGCTGCAGTTGAGAAGTTAAATGGAACTAAGATCAATGATGACAAGGTTTTATACGTGGGGAGAGCTCAGAGGAAAGCTGAAAGAGAGGCAGAGTTGAAAGCCAAATTTGAGCAGGAAAGATTAAGCAGATATGAGAAGTTACAAGGTGCAAACTTGTACTTGAAAAATCTTGATGACAGCATCAACGATGAGAGGTTGAAGGATCTATTTTCTGAATTTGGAACAATAACATCTTGCAAG gtGATGCTTGATCCACATGGGCATAGCAGGGGGTCTGGTTTTGTTGCATTTTCTACTCCTGAGGAAGCAAGTAAAGCT TTGAATGAAATGAATGGGAAGTTGGTTGGGCGGAAGCCTCTGTATGTTGCTGTAGCCCAGCGCAAAGATGAGAGGAAAGCTCGTCTACAG GCACAGTTTGCTCAAATGCAGTCACCTGGTGGAATATCACCTTTGCCCTCAGGAATTCCTGGGTATCATCCAGGAGCACCAAGGCTTGCCCCTCAACAGCTGTATTTTGGTCAAGGAACACCTGGCTTCATGCCACCACAACCTGCTGGCTTTGGTTTCCAGCAGCAAATCTTGCCTGGAATGCGGCCTGGCGTTGCTCCAAATTTTGTTATGCCATACCACCTTCAGAGACAGGGTCAGCCTGGGCAGAGAATGGGCATTCGACGAGGGGGAAACCTCCAACAAGTGCAGCAGAACCAG ATGCTGCATCGCAACTCCAACCAAGGGTTTAGATATATGGGAAATGGCAGAAATGGTATGGATCCATCCGTTCCTCAAGGTCTAGTTGGTCCAATGATGCCCATGTCCTTTGATGGATCTGTATCTCCTATTGATAACCAGCGCCCTGGAACATTGTCTACCACCCTTGCCTCTGCTCTGGCTTCTGCAACCCCAGAAAATCAGCGAGTG ATGCTGGGTGAACATCTGTATCCTCTTGTGGAGCGTCTTACTCCAACTCAACACACGGCAAAGGTGACGGGCATGTTGCTGGAAATGGACCAGTCAGAGGTAATCCATCTCATTGAGTCCCCTGAGGACCTAAAGATTAAGGTCTCCGAGGCAATGCAGGTCCTTCGCGAAGCTGCCACGGGTTCTGATGTTGGTGATCAGCTGGGCTCATTGTCATTGAATTAA
- the LOC130947448 gene encoding uncharacterized protein LOC130947448 isoform X1, with the protein MAENTRSLAVGLRTLFSLLGAFMLATLLYTLFTDGSPFRKELLTPWMAATLIDFYINVVALAVWVAYKESNWISSFLWIIFLICFGSIATCSYIVLQFLKLSPQESSQDPMYYVLLRNPNKTTAAEPKRKNSFVVALRALFGILGVFMLGTIVYTLVTDGSPFRMELLTPWMAATLVDFYINVVAISVWIAYKESSWINAAFWIILLICFGSATTSTYIVWQLFQISCQDPVYLILKANIRGFLMRHNSNGGYEQMFMQISFRIQLCKLQESYCFSKC; encoded by the exons ATGGCGGAAAACACTCGTTCACTTGCAGTTGGTCTCAGaactctcttctctctcttggGAGCTTTCATGCTCGCCACACTTCTTTACACTCTCTTCACCGATGGTTCTCCTTTCCGCAAAGAACTTCTCACCCC GTGGATGGCAGCAACTTTAATTGATTTCTATATCAATGTTGTAGCTTTGGCG GTATGGGTTGCATACAAAGAATCAAACTGGATCAGCTCATTTCTGTGGATAATTTTCCTTATCTGCTTTGGAAG CATTGCTACATGTTCCTATATTGTTTTACAATTTCTGAAGCTGTCACCTCAAGAATCTTCACAGGATCCTATGTATTATGTTCTGTTGCGGAATCCAAACAA GACTACTGCTGCAGAACCAAAAAGGAAGAATTCTTTTGTTGTGGCTCTAAGAGCCCTTTTTGGCATCTTGGGTGTTTTCATGCTTGGAACTATAGTGTACACTCTTGTCACTGACGGTTCTCCTTTCCGGATGGAGCTTTTAACTCC GTGGATGGCAGCAACATTAGTTGACTTCTATATCAATGTTGTGGCTATATCA GTTTGGATAGCCTACAAAGAATCTAGTTGGATTAACGCAGCTTTTTGGATAATTCTATTGATATGTTTCGGCAG CGCTACTACAAGCACCTACATTGTGTGGCAGCTGTTCCAGATCTCTTGCCAAGACCCTGTCTACCTTATTTTG AAAGCAAATATAAGGGGATTCCTAATGAGGCACAATAGCAATGGTGGTTATGAGCAAATGTTCATGCAAATCTCATTCCGGATTCAACTATGTAAATTACAAGAATCATATTGTTTCTCCAAATGCTAG
- the LOC130947448 gene encoding uncharacterized protein LOC130947448 isoform X3 — MAENTRSLAVGLRTLFSLLGAFMLATLLYTLFTDGSPFRKELLTPWMAATLIDFYINVVALAVWVAYKESNWISSFLWIIFLICFGSIATCSYIVLQFLKLSPQESSQDPMYYVLLRNPNKTTAAEPKRKNSFVVALRALFGILGVFMLGTIVYTLVTDGSPFRMELLTPWMAATLVDFYINVVAISVWIAYKESSWINAAFWIILLICFGSATTSTYIVWQLFQISCQDPVYLILVRHGDRKQI, encoded by the exons ATGGCGGAAAACACTCGTTCACTTGCAGTTGGTCTCAGaactctcttctctctcttggGAGCTTTCATGCTCGCCACACTTCTTTACACTCTCTTCACCGATGGTTCTCCTTTCCGCAAAGAACTTCTCACCCC GTGGATGGCAGCAACTTTAATTGATTTCTATATCAATGTTGTAGCTTTGGCG GTATGGGTTGCATACAAAGAATCAAACTGGATCAGCTCATTTCTGTGGATAATTTTCCTTATCTGCTTTGGAAG CATTGCTACATGTTCCTATATTGTTTTACAATTTCTGAAGCTGTCACCTCAAGAATCTTCACAGGATCCTATGTATTATGTTCTGTTGCGGAATCCAAACAA GACTACTGCTGCAGAACCAAAAAGGAAGAATTCTTTTGTTGTGGCTCTAAGAGCCCTTTTTGGCATCTTGGGTGTTTTCATGCTTGGAACTATAGTGTACACTCTTGTCACTGACGGTTCTCCTTTCCGGATGGAGCTTTTAACTCC GTGGATGGCAGCAACATTAGTTGACTTCTATATCAATGTTGTGGCTATATCA GTTTGGATAGCCTACAAAGAATCTAGTTGGATTAACGCAGCTTTTTGGATAATTCTATTGATATGTTTCGGCAG CGCTACTACAAGCACCTACATTGTGTGGCAGCTGTTCCAGATCTCTTGCCAAGACCCTGTCTACCTTATTTTGGTACGTCATGGCGACAG AAAGCAAATATAA
- the LOC130947448 gene encoding uncharacterized protein LOC130947448 isoform X2, whose product MAENTRSLAVGLRTLFSLLGAFMLATLLYTLFTDGSPFRKELLTPWMAATLIDFYINVVALAVWVAYKESNWISSFLWIIFLICFGSIATCSYIVLQFLKLSPQESSQDPMYYVLLRNPNKTTAAEPKRKNSFVVALRALFGILGVFMLGTIVYTLVTDGSPFRMELLTPWMAATLVDFYINVVAISVWIAYKESSWINAAFWIILLICFGSATTSTYIVWQLFQISCQDPVYLILVRHGDRAESKYKGIPNEAQ is encoded by the exons ATGGCGGAAAACACTCGTTCACTTGCAGTTGGTCTCAGaactctcttctctctcttggGAGCTTTCATGCTCGCCACACTTCTTTACACTCTCTTCACCGATGGTTCTCCTTTCCGCAAAGAACTTCTCACCCC GTGGATGGCAGCAACTTTAATTGATTTCTATATCAATGTTGTAGCTTTGGCG GTATGGGTTGCATACAAAGAATCAAACTGGATCAGCTCATTTCTGTGGATAATTTTCCTTATCTGCTTTGGAAG CATTGCTACATGTTCCTATATTGTTTTACAATTTCTGAAGCTGTCACCTCAAGAATCTTCACAGGATCCTATGTATTATGTTCTGTTGCGGAATCCAAACAA GACTACTGCTGCAGAACCAAAAAGGAAGAATTCTTTTGTTGTGGCTCTAAGAGCCCTTTTTGGCATCTTGGGTGTTTTCATGCTTGGAACTATAGTGTACACTCTTGTCACTGACGGTTCTCCTTTCCGGATGGAGCTTTTAACTCC GTGGATGGCAGCAACATTAGTTGACTTCTATATCAATGTTGTGGCTATATCA GTTTGGATAGCCTACAAAGAATCTAGTTGGATTAACGCAGCTTTTTGGATAATTCTATTGATATGTTTCGGCAG CGCTACTACAAGCACCTACATTGTGTGGCAGCTGTTCCAGATCTCTTGCCAAGACCCTGTCTACCTTATTTTGGTACGTCATGGCGACAG GGCAGAAAGCAAATATAAGGGGATTCCTAATGAGGCACAATAG